A genome region from Arachidicoccus soli includes the following:
- a CDS encoding terminase gpP N-terminus-related DNA-binding protein: MAENKALTKDERERKKTLAYTLYVENGYEQKTIAEITGISERSISKWKNEQDWETDREEARMGFEKQRRRLRKTIDNFLSIIEKRESPYNVPDSKESDSINKLADAAKKLQTDLSFANKSEAGKQFINYIQNIYGQAKSIEMVDLWHEFLMQTT; this comes from the coding sequence AACACTCGCCTATACGCTCTATGTAGAAAACGGGTACGAACAAAAAACGATTGCCGAAATCACAGGCATCAGTGAGCGCTCTATCAGCAAATGGAAAAATGAACAGGACTGGGAGACCGACCGCGAAGAAGCCCGTATGGGTTTTGAAAAACAACGCAGGCGGTTGCGGAAAACTATCGACAATTTTTTGTCAATAATTGAAAAGAGGGAGTCGCCTTATAATGTGCCCGACAGTAAAGAAAGCGACAGCATCAACAAATTGGCTGATGCCGCAAAAAAATTGCAAACCGATTTATCCTTCGCAAATAAATCCGAAGCGGGCAAACAATTCATCAACTACATCCAAAATATTTACGGACAAGCCAAATCCATTGAAATGGTCGATTTGTGGCACGAATTCTTAATGCAAACTACTTAA
- a CDS encoding phage portal protein family protein: protein MTKKNFRKPKTTPIKKTGEKDITKNLVVQEINMISVDRSPKDIANWRDALINAENVFYPNRTRLYDLYKDVELDGHLSGIIQKRIDAVLNKNIWYQDASGKRVEEMDALIESTVFRNLVKLIMESILWGVSGVEFVPGKKVEFKPIERKHIRPDTQQILINQSDYEGIPYAGNPFIWVVGEPKDLGLYLKCSFYALIKKGGFSDWAQYVEIFGQPVRIIYYDAFDDKTRIQLKQVLDESGSSLALMIPNQAKFELMDGKTSNGDGQLQERLKNSCNDELSIIILGNVETTSSSHGGSNAKAQEQGKQQLEITKSDLAFVRNTLNCDKFIAILDSYGYKVAGGKFAVEEEFDYRELSQRVVIDTQVATQVPIADDYWYDTYGIPKPDNYDELKKKFDLQKAAATKAISAGQQEQEKVSKADEDPEAISLNPPLGGSGGGRSLSQWHKFRAALADFFDPALH from the coding sequence ATGACCAAAAAGAATTTTCGCAAACCAAAAACGACGCCCATAAAAAAGACCGGCGAAAAGGATATTACAAAAAATTTGGTGGTGCAAGAAATTAATATGATAAGCGTTGACCGCAGCCCCAAAGACATTGCGAACTGGCGGGATGCACTGATCAATGCCGAAAATGTATTTTACCCAAATCGCACGCGCCTTTATGATTTATATAAAGATGTGGAACTGGACGGCCACCTTTCCGGCATTATCCAAAAACGTATAGATGCCGTTTTGAATAAAAATATTTGGTACCAAGATGCTTCCGGTAAGAGAGTGGAAGAAATGGACGCACTCATCGAATCGACCGTTTTCCGCAACTTAGTCAAACTCATTATGGAAAGCATCCTGTGGGGCGTGAGCGGCGTGGAATTTGTGCCGGGGAAAAAAGTAGAATTTAAGCCTATCGAGCGGAAACATATCCGCCCGGATACGCAACAAATACTTATCAACCAGTCTGATTACGAAGGCATTCCCTATGCCGGTAATCCGTTTATTTGGGTGGTTGGCGAGCCAAAAGATTTAGGGCTGTATCTAAAATGTTCCTTCTATGCCTTAATTAAAAAAGGGGGCTTTAGCGACTGGGCGCAATACGTAGAAATATTTGGGCAACCGGTGCGTATAATCTATTACGATGCTTTCGACGATAAAACACGCATCCAATTAAAACAGGTATTGGATGAAAGCGGAAGTTCTCTTGCCTTAATGATTCCCAATCAAGCCAAATTTGAGTTGATGGATGGCAAGACATCTAATGGCGATGGCCAGTTGCAGGAACGTTTAAAAAACTCCTGCAATGATGAGTTGAGCATTATTATTTTGGGCAATGTGGAAACCACGAGCAGTTCGCACGGTGGTTCAAATGCAAAAGCACAAGAACAGGGTAAGCAACAATTAGAAATCACAAAAAGCGATTTAGCCTTTGTACGCAATACCTTGAACTGCGATAAATTTATTGCCATTCTTGACAGCTATGGCTACAAAGTAGCGGGTGGTAAATTCGCGGTAGAGGAAGAGTTCGACTACCGCGAATTAAGCCAACGTGTAGTTATCGATACACAGGTGGCAACGCAAGTACCTATTGCCGATGATTATTGGTACGACACCTATGGCATCCCCAAGCCCGATAATTACGACGAGCTTAAAAAGAAATTCGATTTACAAAAAGCCGCTGCCACCAAAGCCATAAGTGCGGGTCAGCAAGAGCAGGAAAAAGTATCTAAAGCCGACGAAGACCCCGAAGCAATCTCTCTTAATCCTCCTTTAGGGGGTAGTGGTGGGGGAAGGAGTTTAAGCCAGTGGCATAAGTTCCGCGCAGCACTTGCCGATTTTTTCGACCCCGCCCTGCATTAG
- a CDS encoding phage protein Gp36 family protein: protein MAYLTLNDLTTHIYLEIINEIIRNDATIATKAINAAMGEVKSYLNRFDLVALFGTDTDAPTYNDEYLNSIVKDVACWHILKLANPNIDMAVFRSAYEDAIKFLINIQKGLVDPEYPPKPDTTDNGFDESGTVGWSSNPKRSNYY, encoded by the coding sequence ATGGCTTACTTAACACTCAACGACCTCACAACACATATCTATCTCGAAATCATTAATGAGATTATCCGCAATGATGCAACCATTGCGACCAAAGCAATAAATGCCGCAATGGGCGAAGTGAAAAGCTATTTGAACCGATTTGATTTGGTTGCCCTTTTTGGTACAGATACAGATGCCCCAACCTATAATGACGAGTATCTCAATAGCATCGTTAAAGACGTGGCTTGCTGGCATATCCTCAAATTAGCCAATCCAAATATTGACATGGCTGTTTTCCGCTCAGCCTATGAAGATGCAATAAAATTTTTAATCAATATTCAAAAAGGACTGGTGGACCCCGAATATCCGCCTAAACCAGACACGACCGATAACGGCTTCGATGAATCTGGAACCGTTGGATGGTCTTCCAATCCAAAACGCTCAAATTATTATTAA